The Desulfurellaceae bacterium genome includes a window with the following:
- a CDS encoding (d)CMP kinase — MKKDLIIALDGPAGAGKSSASRLLAERLGYRYVDTGALYRAVGLLVWEQGLDPEDAAALAPVCETLDVRFEPAPGGQRLFVGQRDVTEQIRRPEVSQMASRVSAQPLVRARLLTAQRELGRGGRVVVEGRDIGTVVFPEADLKVYLDASAEERSRRRHQELRRTGRPTSLALTRRAMQERDERDTGRSHAPLRPATDAVILDTTDLSLAEVVDALATYAENYASGDAKRKKHGAQPLQPDGEGGMERREAGSFPGGTHAHGTQHRTRTNPGSKRADRH, encoded by the coding sequence ATGAAAAAAGATCTGATCATCGCCCTCGACGGTCCGGCCGGAGCCGGCAAAAGCTCGGCCAGCCGCCTGTTGGCCGAGCGTCTGGGCTATCGCTATGTTGATACCGGAGCGCTGTATCGGGCAGTCGGCCTGCTGGTCTGGGAGCAAGGGCTCGACCCCGAGGACGCCGCGGCCCTGGCACCGGTGTGTGAAACCCTCGATGTGCGCTTTGAGCCGGCTCCGGGTGGCCAGCGTCTGTTTGTGGGACAACGGGATGTGACAGAGCAGATTCGGCGTCCCGAGGTGAGTCAGATGGCCTCCCGGGTATCGGCCCAGCCGCTCGTGCGTGCGCGTTTGCTGACGGCCCAGCGCGAGTTGGGCCGTGGCGGAAGGGTGGTGGTCGAGGGTCGGGATATCGGAACCGTGGTCTTTCCCGAGGCCGATCTCAAGGTCTACCTGGATGCCTCGGCCGAAGAACGCAGCCGGCGGCGCCATCAAGAACTCCGCCGTACGGGCCGCCCGACTTCTCTGGCGCTGACGCGCCGCGCTATGCAGGAACGGGACGAGCGGGACACGGGGCGCAGCCACGCGCCGCTGCGTCCAGCCACCGATGCCGTCATTCTTGACACCACCGACCTCAGCCTGGCAGAAGTGGTGGACGCGCTCGCCACGTATGCAGAAAACTATGCAAGTGGCGATGCAAAAAGGAAAAAGCACGGAGCGCAGCCCTTGCAACCTGATGGAGAGGGGGGTATGGAGAGGCGAGAAGCAGGCAGCTTCCCAGGGGGTACACACGCACATGGAACACAACACCGAACACGAACAAACCCAGGCTCAAAACGAGCAGACCGCCACTGA
- the aroA gene encoding 3-phosphoshikimate 1-carboxyvinyltransferase, translating into MTDALLVNPLSSASAGLRGDISLPGDKSISHRGVILAAVAHGQSRIRNCSLGGDNRSTIGAFQELGVEIAHDGTEVLVTGRGWDGLQAPSQSLACGNSGTTARLLCGVLAGRSFSSRLDGDASLRRRPMSRVLDPLCQMGAKITGEDGTNRLPLHIHGLGPAQTLRAIDYRSPVASAQVKSAILLAGLQARGTTRVWEPVRSRDHTERLLGTFGGRVEVRDTTVSVAGRQRLRGCELEVPGDLSSAAFFIGAGLIVPHSALRVCGVGVNPTRTGVLDVFQAMGAALHIENEREAGGEPVGDVVVHASRLRGTRIDGDLVVRAIDEFPIIAVAAACAEGTTVIRGAQELRVKESDRLQMLAGALHALGVGVTELPDGLVIEGRAGSAQPFRAARVSSGGDHRIAMALSVAGLRAAGPLALDQASCVDISFPGFYRVLQELSGVDIRAVR; encoded by the coding sequence ATGACCGACGCCCTGCTCGTCAATCCCCTCTCGTCGGCCTCGGCCGGACTGCGCGGAGACATCAGCCTGCCCGGCGACAAGTCGATCAGCCATCGGGGGGTCATTCTGGCTGCCGTCGCCCACGGCCAGAGCCGCATCCGTAACTGTTCTCTGGGCGGGGATAACCGCAGCACAATCGGTGCTTTCCAGGAACTGGGGGTCGAGATTGCGCATGACGGCACCGAGGTGCTTGTCACGGGTCGGGGCTGGGACGGATTGCAGGCGCCGTCACAGTCCCTCGCCTGCGGCAATTCGGGGACGACCGCCCGACTGTTGTGCGGCGTCTTGGCGGGCCGGAGTTTTTCCTCCCGGCTTGACGGTGATGCGTCGCTTCGTCGCCGGCCAATGAGTCGGGTGCTTGATCCGCTGTGCCAGATGGGTGCGAAGATCACGGGTGAGGACGGAACGAACCGTCTGCCTCTGCACATCCACGGCCTTGGCCCGGCTCAGACGCTGCGGGCGATAGACTACCGCAGTCCGGTGGCCAGCGCCCAGGTCAAGTCAGCCATTCTGTTGGCTGGTCTCCAGGCCCGGGGCACAACCCGGGTCTGGGAGCCGGTCCGTTCCCGCGATCATACCGAGCGCCTGCTGGGGACGTTTGGCGGTCGGGTCGAGGTGCGGGACACGACGGTCTCGGTCGCCGGCCGACAGCGGCTGCGCGGCTGCGAGCTTGAGGTCCCCGGCGACCTGTCGTCGGCCGCTTTTTTCATTGGGGCGGGACTGATCGTGCCACACTCCGCCCTGCGCGTGTGCGGCGTTGGGGTCAATCCGACCCGGACCGGGGTGCTTGATGTTTTCCAAGCCATGGGCGCGGCGCTGCACATTGAAAATGAGCGCGAGGCGGGGGGTGAACCGGTAGGCGATGTGGTGGTCCACGCCAGTCGGCTGCGCGGCACCCGGATTGATGGCGATCTGGTCGTCCGGGCCATTGACGAGTTTCCGATCATTGCGGTCGCTGCGGCCTGTGCCGAGGGCACGACCGTGATTCGCGGCGCTCAGGAGCTGCGGGTCAAGGAGAGCGACCGGCTCCAGATGCTTGCTGGCGCGCTCCACGCCCTGGGCGTTGGGGTGACCGAGCTGCCGGATGGGCTGGTCATTGAGGGCCGGGCCGGATCGGCCCAGCCGTTTCGAGCCGCACGCGTCTCCAGCGGGGGCGACCACCGCATCGCCATGGCGCTCAGTGTGGCCGGTCTGCGGGCGGCCGGACCGCTCGCCCTGGATCAGGCCAGCTGCGTCGATATTTCCTTCCCGGGCTTCTACCGGGTGTTGCAAGAACTGAGCGGTGTTGATATCCGGGCCGTCCGGTAA
- a CDS encoding prephenate dehydrogenase/arogenate dehydrogenase family protein encodes MTCLFNRLIIAGVGLIGGSLGLAVRERGLVGEVVGFGRTEANLKLGLERGCIDAYTFDPAEAAREADLFLLAVPVAATRRVLEQFIPHLPPGCIVTDAGSVKEQVVTVLEELLPASLPCVGAHPVAGTEQAGAGAAFASLFENRLCVLTPTPRTDPAALARVRELWQAVGMRVEEMDMRVHDRVLARVSHLPHVIAFSVMNAVLANPLADVDALAYAGSAFHDLSRVAASPVEMWRDICLENRQALLDAVTEFEAALADFKAAIAGADGKILAEMMAAARTERQRLTRLRERS; translated from the coding sequence ATGACCTGTCTGTTCAATCGTCTGATTATTGCCGGGGTCGGTCTGATCGGCGGCTCGCTGGGGCTGGCCGTCCGCGAGCGCGGTCTGGTCGGCGAGGTGGTCGGCTTTGGTCGGACCGAGGCCAACCTCAAGCTCGGGCTGGAGCGGGGCTGTATTGACGCCTATACCTTTGACCCGGCCGAGGCAGCCCGGGAGGCGGACCTGTTTCTGCTGGCCGTACCGGTCGCCGCTACCCGCCGGGTGCTGGAGCAGTTCATCCCCCATCTGCCGCCGGGCTGCATTGTCACCGACGCGGGCAGCGTCAAGGAACAGGTAGTGACGGTCTTGGAGGAGCTGCTCCCGGCGTCTCTGCCGTGTGTCGGAGCGCACCCGGTTGCCGGAACCGAGCAGGCCGGGGCGGGGGCGGCCTTTGCCTCGCTGTTTGAGAACCGGCTGTGCGTGCTGACACCGACCCCCCGCACCGATCCGGCTGCCCTGGCCCGGGTCCGCGAGCTGTGGCAGGCGGTCGGCATGCGGGTCGAGGAGATGGATATGCGGGTCCACGACCGGGTGCTGGCGCGGGTCAGTCACCTGCCGCATGTGATCGCCTTCAGTGTGATGAATGCCGTGCTGGCCAACCCGCTGGCCGACGTGGATGCCCTGGCCTACGCGGGCAGCGCCTTCCACGATCTGAGCCGGGTGGCGGCCAGTCCGGTCGAGATGTGGCGGGATATCTGCCTCGAGAATCGCCAGGCTCTGCTGGACGCAGTGACCGAGTTTGAGGCCGCCCTGGCCGACTTCAAAGCGGCCATTGCCGGGGCTGATGGCAAGATCCTGGCCGAGATGATGGCTGCGGCCCGGACCGAACGCCAGCGTCTGACGCGCCTGCGGGAGCGGTCATGA
- a CDS encoding histidinol-phosphate transaminase produces the protein MDISKYVPEWILSLTPYQPGKPIEEVEREYGITDSIKIASNENPLGPSPRAVAAITAALPDLNRYPDGDAFYLKKRLSEKLGLDRSRLILGNGSNELIEMIVRTFVRIGESIVVGEHAFAIYHLVNKAAGGRTIVVPHTGFRFDLAAMAEAVTADTRIVFLDNPNNPTGTIYPRDEWEAFLKRIPSDVLVVVDEAYFEFVDDPAYPNSLEYHSDGRLIVTLRTFSKICGLAGLRVGYGVSSPQLTDALNRIRQPFNVNSLAQVGALAALDDEAHIRRTQDNNRHGLAYLRAELDRLGVECAPSWANFLLVNIGAGVAQKLLPAGIIVRPMEGYGYPGYARVSVGTPSENERFIEALERIVKEA, from the coding sequence ATGGATATCAGCAAGTATGTTCCCGAATGGATTCTGTCCCTGACTCCCTATCAGCCCGGTAAGCCGATCGAGGAGGTCGAGCGCGAGTACGGTATCACCGACTCGATCAAAATTGCCTCCAACGAAAATCCGCTCGGTCCCTCACCCAGGGCGGTTGCGGCGATTACGGCCGCGCTGCCCGACCTCAATCGGTATCCCGACGGCGACGCGTTTTATCTGAAAAAGCGTCTGTCCGAGAAGCTCGGTCTTGACCGTTCGCGTCTGATTCTCGGCAACGGTTCAAACGAGCTGATCGAGATGATTGTGCGGACCTTTGTCCGGATCGGTGAATCCATCGTGGTCGGTGAACACGCCTTTGCCATCTACCATCTGGTCAATAAAGCCGCCGGAGGACGGACCATCGTGGTGCCGCATACGGGTTTTCGGTTTGACTTGGCGGCTATGGCCGAGGCTGTGACTGCCGATACCCGGATCGTCTTTCTGGACAATCCCAACAATCCGACCGGAACGATCTATCCCCGCGACGAGTGGGAGGCGTTCTTAAAGCGCATTCCGTCGGATGTGCTGGTTGTGGTCGATGAGGCGTATTTCGAGTTTGTGGATGACCCGGCCTACCCGAACTCGCTCGAGTATCACAGCGACGGGCGGCTCATCGTGACCCTGAGGACCTTCTCCAAGATCTGCGGCTTGGCCGGGCTGCGGGTCGGCTATGGCGTCTCCTCGCCCCAGCTGACCGACGCTCTCAACCGTATTCGCCAGCCGTTCAACGTCAACAGCCTGGCCCAGGTCGGGGCCTTGGCCGCCCTGGACGATGAGGCGCATATTCGCCGCACCCAGGACAACAACAGGCACGGCCTGGCCTATTTGCGCGCCGAGCTGGACCGCCTGGGCGTGGAGTGCGCGCCGAGCTGGGCCAACTTTCTGCTGGTCAATATCGGAGCCGGGGTTGCCCAGAAGCTGCTCCCGGCCGGGATTATTGTCCGGCCGATGGAGGGCTACGGCTATCCGGGCTACGCCCGGGTGAGCGTCGGCACACCGTCCGAGAACGAGCGCTTTATTGAGGCGCTGGAGCGGATTGTCAAGGAAGCCTAA
- the pheA gene encoding prephenate dehydratase: MPKKRPPASLAPLREKIDQLDAQIVRLLNRRARLAQRIGQAKHNERAAVYVPSREHEVMARLADLNGGPLSTRAVQAVYREIISASRALEQLPRIAYLGPAASYTHMAAREQFGAQAECVPVATIPEVFAEVEHEHTDYGVVPIENSTGGAVDITLDLFVESALTIIAERSLAIRHCLLSRAQRLGRVERVLAHPQALAQCRRWLATHLPGAVVEEASSNSRAAELASRDTRTAAIASRLAGEEYKLRVLAADIQDQTDNFTRFAILGHAQPSKPTGHDKTALFVSVKDRAGVLYQTLKPFADNAINMLRIESRPLKGKPWEYVFFIDVEGHRTDPPLARALQEIEPLCVQVRILGSYATARPASPA; this comes from the coding sequence GTGCCGAAAAAACGCCCCCCTGCCTCGCTCGCTCCCCTGCGCGAAAAAATTGACCAGCTTGATGCCCAGATTGTCCGCCTGCTCAACCGTCGGGCACGACTGGCCCAGCGCATCGGCCAGGCCAAGCACAACGAGCGGGCTGCGGTCTATGTGCCGAGCCGGGAACATGAAGTCATGGCCCGCCTGGCCGACCTCAACGGCGGGCCGCTCTCGACCCGTGCCGTCCAGGCCGTGTACCGCGAGATCATCTCCGCCTCGCGGGCCCTCGAACAGCTGCCCAGGATTGCCTATCTGGGGCCGGCCGCGTCCTACACCCATATGGCCGCTCGCGAACAGTTTGGCGCCCAGGCCGAGTGTGTCCCGGTGGCGACGATTCCCGAGGTGTTTGCCGAGGTCGAGCACGAGCACACCGATTATGGGGTCGTGCCGATTGAAAATTCGACCGGCGGTGCGGTCGATATCACGCTCGATCTGTTTGTCGAGTCGGCCCTGACCATTATTGCCGAACGCTCGCTGGCCATCCGTCACTGTCTGCTGAGTCGTGCCCAGCGGCTGGGACGGGTAGAGCGAGTCCTGGCCCACCCGCAGGCTCTGGCCCAGTGCCGGCGCTGGCTGGCCACCCACCTGCCGGGCGCGGTGGTTGAAGAGGCCAGCAGCAACTCGCGGGCGGCCGAGCTGGCCAGCCGCGATACCCGCACCGCTGCCATTGCCAGTCGCCTGGCCGGCGAGGAGTATAAACTTAGGGTGCTGGCCGCCGACATCCAGGACCAGACCGACAACTTCACCCGCTTTGCCATCCTGGGCCATGCCCAGCCCTCAAAGCCGACCGGCCACGATAAAACCGCACTGTTTGTGTCGGTCAAGGACCGGGCCGGCGTCCTGTACCAGACGCTCAAACCTTTTGCCGACAACGCGATCAATATGCTGCGCATCGAGTCGCGCCCGCTCAAAGGCAAACCCTGGGAGTATGTGTTTTTCATTGACGTGGAAGGCCACCGCACGGATCCCCCCCTGGCCCGGGCGCTCCAAGAGATTGAACCCTTGTGCGTCCAGGTCAGAATCCTGGGCTCGTATGCGACCGCCAGACCGGCCAGCCCGGCCTGA
- a CDS encoding acetyl-CoA carboxylase carboxyltransferase subunit alpha, whose translation MQTTYLDFEQELSEIDKRLEALGRREDCSAEERAELAQLTEYQQAQEAEIYTALQPWQRIQLSRHTDRPYTLDYLRFLGTEFVELHGDRTFADDPAIVGGLVRFQGRPLVVLGHQRGRTVQEKVHRNFGMPRPEGYRKALRLFQLAERFGRPVVAFIDTQGAYPGVGAEERGQAEAIARNIRELAGLRTPVIVVVIGEGGSGGALALGVGDRVLMQENACYSVITPEGCAAILYGERTPERVARAAEAMKITAPDLLRLGVTDEIVAEPQGGAHRHPEAAMAAVGRAIARHLDEVVGLPLDELLARRYEKFRRMGTAAVREGGRQAGRTSMDADRES comes from the coding sequence GTGCAGACGACCTATCTGGATTTTGAGCAGGAGCTGAGCGAGATCGATAAGCGGCTTGAGGCGCTGGGACGCCGAGAAGACTGCTCGGCCGAGGAGCGGGCCGAGCTGGCCCAGCTGACCGAATATCAGCAGGCCCAGGAGGCGGAGATCTATACAGCCCTGCAGCCCTGGCAGCGTATCCAGCTCTCACGCCACACCGACCGGCCCTATACCCTGGATTATCTCCGGTTCCTGGGAACCGAGTTTGTCGAACTCCACGGCGACCGGACGTTTGCCGATGACCCGGCCATTGTCGGCGGCCTGGTCCGCTTCCAGGGACGACCCCTGGTTGTGCTCGGTCACCAGCGCGGTCGAACGGTCCAGGAAAAGGTCCACCGCAATTTTGGTATGCCGCGCCCCGAGGGCTATCGCAAAGCTCTGCGTCTGTTCCAGCTGGCGGAGCGCTTTGGGCGACCGGTGGTGGCCTTTATCGACACCCAGGGCGCCTACCCCGGGGTGGGCGCCGAAGAGCGCGGCCAGGCCGAGGCCATTGCCCGCAATATCCGTGAGCTGGCCGGTCTGCGAACGCCGGTGATCGTGGTCGTGATTGGCGAGGGAGGGAGTGGCGGAGCCCTGGCTCTGGGAGTCGGTGACCGGGTGCTGATGCAGGAAAACGCGTGTTATTCGGTCATTACCCCGGAGGGCTGCGCCGCCATTCTGTACGGCGAGCGTACCCCCGAGCGGGTGGCCAGGGCGGCCGAGGCGATGAAGATTACCGCCCCCGACCTGTTGCGTCTGGGGGTGACTGACGAGATCGTGGCCGAGCCCCAGGGCGGCGCGCACCGCCATCCGGAGGCGGCTATGGCTGCGGTCGGACGGGCCATCGCCCGGCATCTGGACGAGGTCGTCGGCCTGCCGCTGGACGAGCTGTTGGCCCGACGCTACGAGAAATTCCGGCGTATGGGCACGGCTGCGGTGCGTGAGGGAGGCCGCCAAGCGGGTCGGACGTCGATGGACGCGGATCGCGAATCGTAG
- the miaA gene encoding tRNA (adenosine(37)-N6)-dimethylallyltransferase MiaA → MAPTANRHRCNVGKPQLVVIAGPTASGKTALGVELAGRCNAEIVSADSRQVYRYLDIGTAKPTSHERRAVRHHLLDVVEPEAGFDVARFRRLAQAAIDDMRRRGKRVVVVGGTGLYIRALTRGLCAGPPADAALRARLRQQEAEVGGDFLHRRLQQLDPPAAARLHPHDTLRLVRALEVVLLSGTPLSQWQARHGFREQPFDTLMIGLKPDRARLYERIGQRCREMVQGGLVEELRGLWQRGYSPDLPVLQTIGYAQMRRVLENRSGLEEALTDMAQHTRRLAKRQMTWFRAEPEMCWFEPGQVNRIWTMVARFFQI, encoded by the coding sequence TTGGCGCCGACCGCAAACCGCCATCGGTGTAACGTGGGCAAGCCACAGCTGGTTGTGATTGCCGGGCCGACGGCCAGCGGAAAAACCGCCCTGGGAGTTGAGCTGGCCGGCCGCTGTAACGCCGAAATCGTGAGCGCCGACTCCCGCCAAGTGTACCGTTATCTCGATATCGGGACCGCCAAACCCACTTCCCACGAACGGCGGGCCGTCCGCCACCATTTGCTCGATGTGGTCGAACCCGAGGCCGGCTTTGACGTGGCGCGTTTTCGGCGCTTGGCCCAGGCCGCTATTGATGACATGCGGCGGCGCGGGAAACGGGTGGTGGTGGTCGGTGGGACGGGACTCTACATCCGGGCGCTGACGCGCGGGCTGTGCGCCGGCCCGCCGGCCGATGCGGCGCTGCGCGCCCGCCTGCGGCAGCAGGAAGCCGAAGTCGGCGGCGACTTCCTGCACCGCCGACTGCAACAGCTCGATCCCCCGGCCGCAGCTCGTCTGCATCCGCACGACACGCTGCGCCTCGTCCGGGCCCTGGAGGTGGTGCTGCTCAGCGGCACCCCGCTCAGTCAGTGGCAGGCGCGACACGGTTTTCGAGAACAGCCTTTTGACACCCTGATGATCGGACTCAAGCCGGACCGGGCCAGACTGTACGAGCGGATCGGGCAGCGCTGTCGGGAGATGGTCCAGGGCGGGTTGGTGGAAGAGCTGCGCGGGCTGTGGCAGCGGGGTTATAGTCCCGACCTGCCCGTTCTACAGACGATTGGCTATGCCCAGATGCGGCGTGTACTCGAAAATCGGAGTGGGCTGGAAGAGGCGCTAACCGATATGGCTCAGCACACCCGGCGGCTGGCCAAACGCCAGATGACGTGGTTTCGCGCTGAGCCGGAGATGTGCTGGTTTGAACCGGGTCAGGTTAATCGGATCTGGACCATGGTCGCGCGATTTTTCCAGATTTGA
- the cofC gene encoding 2-phospho-L-lactate guanylyltransferase codes for MNFVLVPVKALAEGKTRLSPLLSEAARRAVSRAMLTDVVSSVLQVSAVDRVAVVSSDPSLLTLARGLGALAVAEGWPRGLNGATELGSDFCVRHGATTLLVLLSDLPLIQPPDIARLFAQLSGRPEILLVRCKYGDGTNAFLRVPPLVMQPCFGGPSLAAHQKAARRQGIACRVVEAPSIRFDLDSVEDLKQCAHQRLAPHTARVLREYGVFGADRKPPSV; via the coding sequence GTGAACTTTGTACTGGTGCCGGTCAAGGCGCTGGCCGAGGGCAAGACCCGCCTGTCGCCACTGCTGTCCGAGGCGGCCCGTCGCGCCGTGTCGCGGGCGATGCTGACCGATGTGGTGTCGAGCGTGTTGCAGGTCTCGGCGGTTGATCGGGTCGCGGTGGTCAGCTCCGACCCGTCCCTGTTGACCCTGGCCCGGGGGCTGGGAGCCTTGGCCGTGGCCGAGGGCTGGCCGCGCGGGCTGAACGGGGCGACCGAACTGGGCAGCGATTTCTGTGTCCGCCATGGGGCGACAACACTCCTGGTGTTGCTGTCCGATCTGCCGCTTATCCAGCCCCCAGACATTGCCCGGCTGTTCGCCCAACTGAGCGGTCGGCCCGAGATCCTGCTCGTGCGCTGCAAGTATGGGGACGGTACCAACGCCTTTCTGCGCGTGCCGCCGCTGGTCATGCAGCCGTGTTTTGGCGGCCCCAGCCTGGCCGCTCATCAGAAAGCCGCCCGCCGTCAGGGGATTGCGTGCCGCGTCGTCGAGGCGCCGAGCATTCGCTTTGATCTGGACTCGGTCGAAGACCTCAAACAGTGTGCGCACCAGCGTCTGGCTCCGCATACCGCTCGGGTGCTGCGCGAGTATGGCGTCTTTGGCGCCGACCGCAAACCGCCATCGGTGTAA
- a CDS encoding thiolase family protein encodes MRQVAIVGAGMTRFAKHLDRSMKDLTREAVDACLTSSGVDKNKLEAAAVGNAMAGLLTGQECIRGQVVLRDMGIGGIPVINTENACASAGTAFHLAWLYVASGLYDTVLAVGMEKLFHRDKSRSFAALGSAIDVELMEQTLADMNEATSDGAGTSRSLFMDFYAQLARDHMDTYGTTAEHYAKIAAKNHTHGSLNPHAQFQTPRSPQEVLDAPLIADPLTRLMCSPIGDGAAAVVLTSADTARQYTSQPVYVRASAVCSGQDHQPHEPGISQRAAQLAYEAAGIGPQDLDVAEIHDASAPAELMLYEELGLCPAGDGGRLIDEGVTALGGRLPVNPSGGLLAKGHPVGATGVAQIAEIFWQLRGQADKRQVAGAKVGLTENGGGLLRGEAAATTVHILSV; translated from the coding sequence ATGAGACAGGTAGCCATCGTCGGAGCCGGCATGACCCGTTTTGCCAAACACCTCGACCGGAGCATGAAAGACCTGACCCGCGAGGCGGTCGACGCCTGCCTGACCTCGTCCGGCGTCGACAAGAACAAGCTGGAAGCCGCAGCGGTCGGCAACGCCATGGCCGGCCTGCTGACCGGCCAGGAGTGCATCCGCGGCCAGGTCGTGCTGCGCGACATGGGTATCGGCGGCATTCCGGTCATCAATACCGAAAATGCCTGCGCCAGCGCGGGCACCGCCTTTCATCTGGCTTGGCTGTACGTAGCCTCCGGCCTGTACGACACCGTCCTGGCCGTTGGCATGGAAAAGCTCTTTCACCGCGACAAGAGCCGTTCGTTCGCCGCCCTGGGCAGCGCGATTGACGTAGAACTGATGGAACAAACGCTGGCCGACATGAACGAGGCCACGTCCGACGGCGCCGGCACCTCACGCAGCCTGTTCATGGACTTCTACGCCCAGCTGGCCCGCGACCATATGGACACCTACGGCACGACCGCCGAGCACTACGCCAAGATCGCGGCCAAGAACCACACCCACGGCAGCCTTAACCCCCACGCCCAGTTCCAAACGCCGCGCAGCCCCCAGGAGGTCCTGGACGCACCCCTGATCGCCGATCCGCTGACCCGCCTGATGTGCTCGCCGATCGGCGATGGCGCGGCCGCAGTCGTGTTGACCAGCGCCGACACCGCCCGACAGTACACCAGCCAGCCGGTCTATGTCAGAGCCTCGGCCGTGTGTTCGGGCCAGGACCACCAGCCGCACGAGCCCGGCATCAGCCAGCGGGCGGCCCAACTGGCTTATGAGGCGGCTGGCATCGGGCCGCAAGACCTGGACGTGGCCGAAATCCACGACGCCTCGGCTCCGGCCGAGCTGATGCTGTACGAAGAGCTGGGCCTGTGTCCGGCCGGGGACGGCGGCCGTCTCATTGACGAGGGGGTAACCGCCCTGGGTGGCCGTCTGCCCGTCAACCCCAGCGGCGGGCTGCTGGCCAAGGGCCATCCGGTCGGCGCCACCGGGGTGGCCCAGATCGCCGAAATCTTCTGGCAGCTGCGCGGCCAGGCCGACAAACGTCAGGTCGCCGGGGCCAAGGTCGGGCTGACCGAGAACGGCGGCGGCCTGCTGCGCGGCGAAGCCGCCGCGACGACCGTGCATATTCTGAGTGTGTAG
- the rsmD gene encoding 16S rRNA (guanine(966)-N(2))-methyltransferase RsmD has product MRIIAGSRGGLQLKAPKGYTVRPTADQVREAIFNILVSRFTLHGAAVLDLFAGTGALGLEALSRGAESVVFVDPHPEAQRTIRTNLRITGFRQRGRVVRAYAATGLKIVAQQGLRFDGVFADPPYAEGWVDKTLRALTGGRLLSPDAWVVVEHDPHESGAETYAGLVLTDRRHYGKTGVSFYQRQDEEAV; this is encoded by the coding sequence GTGCGTATTATCGCCGGTTCACGCGGCGGACTCCAGCTCAAGGCGCCCAAGGGCTACACCGTCCGGCCGACCGCCGACCAGGTCAGAGAGGCAATCTTCAACATTCTGGTCAGCCGCTTTACGCTCCACGGGGCAGCCGTCCTCGACCTGTTTGCCGGCACCGGCGCGCTGGGCCTCGAAGCCCTGAGTCGGGGGGCCGAGTCGGTCGTCTTTGTCGACCCCCACCCGGAAGCCCAGCGCACGATTCGGACCAACCTGCGGATCACCGGCTTTCGTCAGCGGGGCCGGGTGGTGCGCGCCTACGCCGCAACCGGGCTGAAAATCGTCGCCCAGCAGGGGCTGCGCTTCGATGGCGTCTTTGCTGACCCGCCCTACGCCGAGGGCTGGGTGGACAAAACCCTGCGAGCCCTGACCGGCGGCCGGCTGCTCAGCCCGGACGCCTGGGTCGTGGTCGAGCACGACCCGCACGAGAGCGGCGCCGAGACCTACGCCGGTTTGGTATTGACGGATCGCCGCCATTACGGCAAAACCGGGGTGTCCTTCTACCAGCGCCAAGACGAGGAGGCCGTGTGA
- the coaD gene encoding pantetheine-phosphate adenylyltransferase: MYPGSFDPPTYGHIDIVRRSLEIVDEVVVAVVYNPQKTNYLFTPEERLDMFREEFTEIGDRVIYDSFYGLLVDYVEKMQASIVIRGLRAASDFEYEFQMALMNRHMKPNIDTLFLATGAAHFYTASRLVKEIASFDGSVQGLVPAHIERRLREKLAATS, from the coding sequence ATTTACCCAGGCTCTTTTGATCCGCCAACCTACGGACACATCGACATTGTCCGCCGCAGCTTGGAGATTGTTGACGAGGTGGTGGTGGCGGTGGTGTACAATCCGCAGAAGACGAACTATCTGTTCACGCCCGAGGAACGCCTCGACATGTTCCGCGAGGAATTTACAGAGATTGGCGACCGGGTGATCTACGATAGTTTTTATGGTCTACTGGTCGACTATGTCGAGAAAATGCAGGCCAGCATTGTCATTCGTGGCCTGCGGGCGGCGTCCGATTTCGAGTATGAATTTCAGATGGCACTGATGAACCGACACATGAAACCGAATATCGATACCCTCTTCCTGGCTACCGGGGCGGCCCATTTTTATACCGCCTCGCGCCTGGTCAAGGAAATCGCCAGCTTCGACGGGTCGGTCCAGGGCTTGGTCCCGGCCCACATCGAGCGGCGTCTGCGGGAAAAGCTGGCCGCAACCTCCTGA